The following is a genomic window from Candidatus Zixiibacteriota bacterium.
GCTCCCCAGGTCTGCATCGCCACGCCCGACCTGAAAGAGCACTTCACCGTCTTCTCGCCGCCCGTCGGAATCATGCTCTACACCAATCCCCCCTCGTTCTCGCCCGACTCGAAGTGGCTGACATTCGCCACGTCGGACGGGTCGGTGTGGATCTGCGACATCACGGGCAACGGCGCGCGCCGTCTGACCCCGCCCGGCCTGGACAAGAACCCGGCCTGGTCAAAACCGCAGCCGCGCTGACGGCGCTTCGGCAACCGATCTTCCCCAACCGCCCTCCCCCGAGGGCGGTTTTGTTTTGACCCCTTCCCGGCGCTCGTCCGCCGGCGGGGCCGCCATAATTCCCTTGACATCAACGACTTCATACGGTATGTTAAGGGGTGTCAGGGTCTGGCACGAGCAGGCGGCGGCTTCCGTTTTCTGCCCCTTCGTTGCGCCGGTTGCCCGTGCCCGCTGAAGGAAGATTTCATCCATCGATCGCGTGACCGGCGACCCGCCGAGTCCGTTGCACCGGGGTCGCTGAGCAATCAACCAGACCAGGCCGGACGAAACGCAGGGATTTACGCTGATGATGACTAGCAAGGGCCCCCGTCGCGGACTCCGCCCGCTTTCACCCGCAGGTCCCGACGCGCCTGCTCCTGTGTCTTCGGCGCCCCGCCCCGCCCCCGAACTAAACCTACTCATCCTATATGTCCCTGGAGGTTCCCATGTATCGTAGGCTCCCTGTTCTGCTGGCTGTCGTGCTCTCCGCCGGTTTGCTGACGGTCGGCTGCAACATCTTCGACTGGGCGGCTGAGGACGATCCGATCGCCGAAGGCAACGCCCTGATGCGCGAGGGCGATTACGCCGCGGCCGCCGAGCAGTTCGCCAAGGCGATGGACGAAGATCCGGAGAATTCCGACGCCCGCTACTACCACGCCAAGGCCGTCATTCACGCCTCCGGCTTCAACGCCCTCCGGCTCGGAAGCGAACTCGAAGAAGATGAATTCGCCAGCAACGACCTGCTGCCGTTCTTCGGCGACAACTGGCCGGACGAGAAGGCCAACCGCCTCTTCGGCGCCGTCCGCACCGCCGTCGACGATCTCCGGCCGATCTGGGACGGCAAGACGCACGGGAACTTCGGCCCGCGCGACATCGATCTCGACCTCGCCCTCCTGGTCGGTATGCGCTCCATCCTGCAGTGGCGCGATATCGACTTCGACGGCACCATCGGCCCCGATGACTTCCAGTTCGATATCGAATGGTTCGAGGGATTCAACGCCGATGGTTTCGCCCTGAAAAACCTGGCCGAGTATATCTCCGCCGACAAGTCGGCCGGCGACGCCGACCTCCTGTGCAATCCCGCCCACGTCGCCATCTTCAACGAGCTGGTCGACAGCGTCAGCACCAACATCGACTTCACCGCCGACGTCCTCACCCAGATCCTCTCCGACTCCGTGGGCGTCGACATCGACGTCGACGTCGTCAAAGAAATGCTGGGATTCGTGAAAGACGTCGCCCACATGTACAAGGTCAATGACGGAGACGACAACGACTACGACGGGCAGTACAACGAAGAGGAAATCGACCTTATCGACAACGACGGCGACGGCTGGATCGATGAAGATTCGCAGTGCCAGGAGATATAGCATGGAATGCAGGACAATTTACCGGCTGGCCGCGATCCTCGCGCTGAGCGGGCTGATCGCCTCGCCGGCCACCGCTTCGGAAAACGTCGGCTTCAAAGACATCCGCTCGCTCGCCATGGGCGGCACGGGTGTCGCGCATCAGGCCAACTTCAACGCGGTCGTGTTCAACCCGGCCCTCCTGGCCAAGGCCGGCTTCGACCTGCACATCGTGAGCCTCCAGGTGACCGCGTCGCAGGACATCAAGGATCTCGTGGAGTTCATCGACGACAACGCCGATTCCCTCGACAACTTCACGGACATCAGCGACGAGGCCCAGCAGCAACTGCTGGACGACATGGCCCCGTTCGACAACAAGTGGATGGGTGCGCAGGCGGCGCCGCAGATCGGTTTCGCCACCCGGGGCTTTGCCCTCGGGGTCTACGGCACGGGCGACGTGGACTTCCGCGTGGACAAGGGGATCATCCCGCCGCGCATCGGCGCCAAGGGGCGGATCGATCGCGTGATCGTCGGCGCGGCGGCCCTCAAAGCGCCCACCGCGGTCGCCAACATCCTCCCCGGCCAGACCTGGATCGGCGGCACCCTC
Proteins encoded in this region:
- a CDS encoding tetratricopeptide repeat protein, translating into MYRRLPVLLAVVLSAGLLTVGCNIFDWAAEDDPIAEGNALMREGDYAAAAEQFAKAMDEDPENSDARYYHAKAVIHASGFNALRLGSELEEDEFASNDLLPFFGDNWPDEKANRLFGAVRTAVDDLRPIWDGKTHGNFGPRDIDLDLALLVGMRSILQWRDIDFDGTIGPDDFQFDIEWFEGFNADGFALKNLAEYISADKSAGDADLLCNPAHVAIFNELVDSVSTNIDFTADVLTQILSDSVGVDIDVDVVKEMLGFVKDVAHMYKVNDGDDNDYDGQYNEEEIDLIDNDGDGWIDEDSQCQEI
- the traF gene encoding conjugal transfer protein TraF — encoded protein: MECRTIYRLAAILALSGLIASPATASENVGFKDIRSLAMGGTGVAHQANFNAVVFNPALLAKAGFDLHIVSLQVTASQDIKDLVEFIDDNADSLDNFTDISDEAQQQLLDDMAPFDNKWMGAQAAPQIGFATRGFALGVYGTGDVDFRVDKGIIPPRIGAKGRIDRVIVGAAALKAPTAVANILPGQTWIGGTLKIIERRETSLETSFEDADFESVVDSLEEYTTNGWGFDVGLLWDAPGGGLTLGANLVDLIGSLGDDSPPMVVNVGGAYRLSEKLTLAADIDDLFFHEGMSFFNRVYIGGEFLPAKFFALRGGFGQGYPSFGMGLDFSVLRLDAAVYGLERTDNPGGESDYNYVARLVLGY